The genomic stretch GATCAAATTGGTTTTTAGCCGGGTGGAACTTTATTTCTCCACCTCGATCGTCTTGCCTTATTTCCTGCCATGCCGCTCGATTATCGTTGTTTACGATCTGGTCTTCAAGCTTTTTCCGGAGTATTATCGCGGCGGGATAAATCTTGCGTATTTAGGTGCCTTTTTCCCGCCATCGCTTAAGCGGGCAAAACGGATCGTCGCGATTTCCCAAAGCACTAAGAACGATCTGATCCGGTTATATGGGGTTGCGCCGGATAAGATCAAGGTCATTTACCCGGCGGTCGGCGGCCAATACCAGCCGATCACCGACCAGGCGCGGCTAAGCGAGGTCCGTAAGCGGTACTCCCTGCCGGAAAAGTTTATCTTTAACGTTGGAACGATCGAGCCGCGGAAAAATACCGTCCGGTTAGTTGAAGCCTATCGGGCTCTTCCCCCTGATTTGCGGGCCGCGTATCCGCTGGTCCTCTGCGGCAAAAAAGGTTGGGGAAAATCGTTTGCCGAGGAATTAAGTGGTATTATACTTCTTGATTACGTTGGCGAGGCCGACCTGCCGCTGATCTATAACCTGGCCGCCCTTTTTGTTTACCCGTCGATGTACGAAGGGTTCGGTCTGCCGATCCTGGAAGCGATGTCGTGCGGCATTCCGGTCATTACCTCAAACATCTCCTCCATGCCGGAAGTTGCCGGTGA from Candidatus Margulisiibacteriota bacterium encodes the following:
- a CDS encoding glycosyltransferase family 4 protein, with protein sequence MRIAFNKYFIGRQKTGIGHYSSDLLAGLKKTSLEIKEINNPCGLNKLLFEQIYLPIKLVFSRVELYFSTSIVLPYFLPCRSIIVVYDLVFKLFPEYYRGGINLAYLGAFFPPSLKRAKRIVAISQSTKNDLIRLYGVAPDKIKVIYPAVGGQYQPITDQARLSEVRKRYSLPEKFIFNVGTIEPRKNTVRLVEAYRALPPDLRAAYPLVLCGKKGWGKSFAEELSGIILLDYVGEADLPLIYNLAALFVYPSMYEGFGLPILEAMSCGIPVITSNISSMPEVAGEAAILIDPQKTGQLTEAMSRIMNDPEMARELSRKGLEQAKKFSWEKAAAETLAVIE